One genomic window of Candidatus Eisenbacteria bacterium includes the following:
- the galT gene encoding galactose-1-phosphate uridylyltransferase: protein MPELRKDPVVGRWVIISTERGRRPSDFNGSVPPPPNAKACPFCVGNEDKTPAEILAYREPGTPPNTPGWTTRVVPNKFPALQIEGGLDRRGEGLYDKMNGIGAHEVIIETTDHTKELSELSEAQIENVLWAFRDRVVDLKNDNRFRYILIFKNHGEAAGASLEHSHTQLIATPIIPKVVTEELDGSLQHYRLKERCVFCDMIEQELREGKRIVSKNEHFVSFEPFAPRFPFETWVLPRSHVSAFEDSQKSEFASLAQSLKDTLGRINKALNRPHYNFIVHSAPCRDPRLDHYHWHIEIMPKLTKVAGFEWGTGFYINPTSPEEAAQYLRDIEL, encoded by the coding sequence ATGCCTGAGCTACGTAAAGACCCGGTCGTCGGCCGATGGGTCATCATCTCGACGGAGCGTGGCCGACGTCCCTCTGATTTTAACGGCTCCGTCCCGCCCCCGCCGAACGCCAAAGCCTGCCCCTTCTGCGTCGGGAACGAGGACAAGACCCCGGCCGAGATCCTGGCCTACCGCGAGCCGGGGACCCCGCCCAACACGCCGGGATGGACCACGCGCGTCGTGCCGAACAAATTCCCGGCGCTGCAGATCGAGGGGGGTCTCGATCGTCGCGGGGAAGGGCTCTACGACAAAATGAACGGCATCGGCGCACACGAGGTCATCATCGAGACGACCGACCACACCAAAGAGCTGAGCGAGCTGAGCGAGGCGCAGATCGAGAACGTCCTCTGGGCGTTCCGCGACCGCGTCGTCGATCTCAAGAACGACAACCGATTTCGATACATCCTCATCTTCAAGAATCACGGCGAGGCCGCCGGAGCCTCCCTGGAGCACAGCCACACGCAGCTCATCGCCACGCCGATCATTCCCAAGGTCGTGACGGAGGAGCTGGACGGGAGCCTCCAGCATTACAGGCTCAAGGAGAGGTGCGTCTTCTGCGACATGATCGAGCAGGAGCTTCGCGAGGGAAAGCGCATCGTCTCGAAAAACGAGCACTTCGTATCCTTCGAACCGTTCGCGCCACGCTTTCCGTTCGAGACCTGGGTCCTCCCTCGAAGCCACGTGTCCGCGTTCGAGGATTCCCAGAAGAGCGAGTTCGCGTCGCTCGCTCAGTCGCTCAAGGACACGCTTGGCCGGATCAACAAGGCGCTCAACCGACCGCACTACAACTTCATCGTCCACAGCGCCCCCTGTCGCGACCCGCGGCTCGATCATTATCACTGGCATATCGAAATCATGCCCAAGCTGACGAAAGTCGCCGGCTTCGAGTGGGGAACGGGCTTTTACATCAACCCAACGTCGCCCGAAGAGGCGGCCCAGTACCTCCGCGACATCGAGCTCTGA
- a CDS encoding glycogen synthase, with amino-acid sequence MTQRFRVALLSAESVPFAKVGGLADVVGALSKSIADLGCAVAVFLPRYAGLTLPEGSSLELAAEIEVPVRGEDTPALIYTLRSAELPPHLSYYFIANDRYFGRPGIYNDPATGEAYPDNAERFAFYSRSCLEAMRALAFTPEVIHANDHQTALVPAFLKTTYAEDPFFQMTATILSIHNMGYQGVYDPDSIAIAGFPPEYFYPLSPFEFWGKVNFLKAGIHFADVITTVSERYAEEIQSGEEFGFGLQGVLNARHEDLVGVLNGIDVRIWNPRTDRAIAARYDAESLELKGVCKSALLDEMGLPSQPDQPLFGIISRLAEQKGFDLIESAAPQLFSFPAKWVLLGSGSKRYEELFAALERRFPDRLRFRKGFDDPLAHRIEAGSDFFLMPSRYEPCGLNQMMSMRYGTVPVVRWTGGLADTVEPYSPGSEGGTGIVFAPYTPEALVGAVEAAVHLYGEPRALLRLRRNGMARDFSWEASARKYLQLYRQANASRRMGTGFHKWLETVQETGPGRA; translated from the coding sequence ATGACCCAGCGTTTTCGCGTCGCGCTCCTCAGTGCCGAATCGGTTCCTTTCGCCAAGGTGGGGGGGCTCGCCGACGTCGTCGGCGCGCTGTCGAAATCGATCGCCGATCTCGGATGTGCGGTCGCGGTCTTCCTGCCGCGCTACGCCGGGCTGACGCTCCCCGAGGGGTCCTCGCTCGAGCTGGCCGCCGAGATCGAGGTCCCGGTGCGCGGGGAGGACACCCCCGCGCTCATCTACACGCTCCGGAGCGCGGAGCTACCACCGCACCTCTCCTATTATTTCATCGCCAACGACCGCTATTTCGGCCGTCCCGGGATCTACAACGATCCCGCGACCGGTGAGGCCTATCCCGACAACGCAGAGCGGTTCGCGTTCTATTCGCGCTCGTGTTTGGAGGCCATGCGCGCGCTCGCGTTCACCCCGGAGGTGATCCACGCGAACGATCACCAGACCGCCCTCGTCCCGGCCTTTTTGAAAACAACCTACGCCGAGGATCCCTTTTTCCAGATGACCGCGACGATCCTCTCCATCCACAACATGGGTTATCAAGGCGTCTACGATCCGGATTCCATAGCGATCGCGGGCTTCCCGCCCGAGTATTTCTATCCGCTCTCGCCGTTTGAGTTCTGGGGAAAGGTGAATTTTCTGAAGGCGGGGATCCATTTCGCGGACGTCATCACCACCGTGAGCGAACGTTACGCCGAGGAGATCCAATCGGGGGAGGAATTCGGGTTCGGGCTACAGGGCGTCCTGAATGCGCGTCACGAAGACTTGGTCGGCGTTCTGAATGGGATCGACGTTCGCATCTGGAATCCGCGAACCGATCGGGCGATCGCGGCTCGCTACGATGCGGAGAGCCTGGAGCTGAAGGGCGTCTGCAAGTCGGCGCTCCTCGATGAAATGGGGCTCCCATCCCAGCCGGACCAGCCTTTGTTCGGAATCATTTCGCGCTTGGCCGAGCAGAAGGGCTTCGATCTGATCGAGTCTGCGGCCCCGCAGCTGTTCTCGTTTCCCGCCAAGTGGGTCCTTCTCGGCAGCGGATCGAAACGCTACGAGGAGCTCTTCGCGGCACTGGAGAGGCGCTTCCCGGACCGGCTCCGATTCCGCAAAGGTTTTGACGATCCGCTGGCTCACCGGATCGAGGCGGGCAGTGATTTCTTTCTCATGCCCTCCCGCTACGAGCCGTGCGGTCTCAATCAGATGATGAGCATGCGGTACGGAACCGTGCCTGTCGTTCGCTGGACCGGGGGCCTCGCCGATACCGTCGAGCCGTATTCGCCGGGATCGGAAGGGGGCACGGGGATCGTCTTCGCGCCGTACACGCCCGAGGCGCTCGTGGGCGCGGTGGAGGCGGCGGTCCACCTTTACGGGGAGCCGCGCGCCCTCTTGCGCCTGCGGCGGAACGGCATGGCTCGCGATTTCTCTTGGGAAGCGTCGGCCCGGAAATATCTCCAGCTCTACCGGCAGGCGAACGCCTCCCGGCGGATGGGAACGGGATTTCACAAGTGGCTGGAGACGGTCCAGGAAACGGGGCCCGGGCGCGCCTAG
- a CDS encoding SPOR domain-containing protein, with protein MAISSVPRKRPRPRAALLLPAALAFAFAAAAGCARLAPRPPEPPAPRRTVTAAGVGAQAPSAGSTVSGPPTGSEVPTPYPAEQSPGRDPSEEITPEELAAISEPVSPPGGVSPRVKAKTPAAGSGRGSQAGSARAEAVRPGSSFLWRVQVFVTQDRALADRKAREAVERLQARAHVAHEAPYYKVRLGDYASEEEAQPLRLKALFSGYPGAFRVRCYSDTTYQTD; from the coding sequence ATGGCTATCTCTAGCGTGCCCCGTAAGCGTCCGCGGCCGCGCGCCGCGCTCCTCCTGCCGGCCGCCTTGGCGTTCGCCTTTGCGGCCGCGGCTGGCTGCGCGAGGCTCGCCCCGAGGCCTCCGGAGCCTCCCGCCCCGCGCAGGACGGTGACGGCGGCAGGGGTGGGGGCGCAGGCCCCCTCGGCCGGATCGACCGTCTCGGGGCCACCGACCGGCTCCGAAGTCCCAACGCCGTATCCGGCTGAGCAATCCCCCGGCCGCGACCCGAGCGAGGAGATCACTCCGGAGGAGCTGGCGGCCATTTCCGAGCCGGTTTCCCCCCCGGGAGGGGTCTCGCCCCGGGTCAAGGCGAAAACCCCGGCTGCGGGGTCGGGGAGGGGCTCCCAAGCGGGCTCTGCGCGGGCCGAAGCGGTGCGGCCAGGGTCGTCGTTTCTCTGGCGGGTGCAGGTCTTCGTGACTCAGGATCGTGCCCTGGCGGACCGAAAGGCGAGGGAGGCGGTTGAGCGACTCCAAGCGAGGGCGCATGTGGCCCACGAGGCGCCTTACTACAAGGTACGATTGGGGGACTACGCTTCGGAAGAGGAGGCCCAGCCGCTCCGCCTAAAGGCGCTTTTTTCGGGTTACCCAGGGGCGTTCAGGGTGCGCTGCTATTCGGACACAACTTATCAAACGGATTGA